From Diceros bicornis minor isolate mBicDic1 chromosome 17, mDicBic1.mat.cur, whole genome shotgun sequence, the proteins below share one genomic window:
- the FAM186A gene encoding protein FAM186A, producing the protein MQREIDKESDSENGAVDYTIMSRKALDSSVVPLLEIPFTAQDVISRIEQAQLRRAREDVNMRLGDIMLNVQRIINRYTVDEHVHSGRKISLLEHKKRRTNLLEKMVTYTKAAEMREKILVYILAWLEEWNAILSEMTEIDIEEHHHWIAQMQILPETFKAIEGNVKRLSRISTSLLEEKRKQKKKITSRSTLWKSWKERVIKRPATAHALRPDQMISDEFATNTKVSEIQDMLQELIGTAMFNKLENNAIKYISSTIVNLSKALRTLNDEVKVFNLQSANMYINETSEREKELSLKIIQDLREKNEMLQQKLQDAEEKREQLIRSKAIVERQVHTALPTSTLKVLPKLSPQSSMVISKADVEDSMDSVLAKELENIVDEAQRKGTKASGIKWDSTISYTAQVEMTPDLTEQQYPLPEKKQEKSSSNITEDIAEDKISLKEGGVYQKDGTDPYQLQKTKHTKGPDVHETSGPNLSDDKGEHKVSETKLDHHSELQALEKKKKERKPSSEAKSKSSTESKSQHVPADFLSMNINSQSGKSGTSSVWDQLRKVRPEHSLDKSQISSEKKEEPTTESMAKESKSEMSSQAEPFRLIQLDYSSEKVKTTGKKHPISLGTTTSKEGKTEEKDVLAFDKKIKSHELVKSQSRITKETSESTRALGSLDGKSEQSNLEEFQKAIMAFLKEKIDNIGKPLDKKTVPREELLLKTAEVEKLGIIKAKIEEYFQNVAETVTKILRKYKDIKHAGQVAEKPLKPEKVASFMPGLHFQKPFSVKSEISPLLSRKSMDPVIDNLIQMILTEIESERDVPVDSTGGRDHKEKEKQRQEEYLQEDQKKMLGMSLKTQLEEERNLWKKSYEMINKNLEKEEARLQRREGKQAQQRQKQRQEEEGWQEQQKQRRQKRIERDETRKQRGEEGEEQQKPQQQQLEARKQTVQEQGVPLGKEKGQQTRQVPKEVRHGELESSWEKEEETQRPRRKPEAEAERQRRREAQGQMKTKPKNSEELEEMFSQTSVTLSPRWTSIPKDTSQSHHREEFQRNLKTLDVLADGKHLVPITPPTSTQSSSPGAFPISGQSPTKSMTLTPQQAQALGVSLTPQQAQALGITLTPQQAQALGITLTPQQAQTLGITLTPQQAQARGITLTPQQAQTLGITLTPQQAQARGMTLTPQQAQALGITLTPQQAQALGVTLTPQQAQAQGITLTPHQAQALGITLTPQQAQAQGITLTPQQAQALGITLTPQQAQALGITLTPQQAQAQGITLTPQQAQALGITLTPQQAQALGITLTPQQAQALGITLTPQQAQAQGITLTPQQAQALGITLTPQQAQALGITLTPQQAQAQGITLTPQQAQALGMTLTPQQAQALGITLTPQQAQALGITLTPQQAQAQGITLTPQQAQALGITLTPQQAQALGITLTPQQAQAQGISLTPQQAQAQGISLTPQQAQAQGITLTPEQAQALGITVTPQQAQEMGITLTPQQAQALGMTLTPQQAQAQGITLTSEQFQTLVGTLTSEKPQGLGVTLTSEQIQALGPLTSQQAQSLEGSLTPEQAQLLQGLLVPEQAQALLFTLAPEKAWTLGITRTHEQAQGVDITLTPEQARALGVPPTLDGAQALKTPLTAEQAQKLGVSITPKVVQEVSNTLILKQIQALGITSSHEQAQTFGIPFTLDQAHELGVPITSDKAHALESPHTPEQVQPLGAPFTPGQAQPMGTTFVSEQDLKSRAPLVKEQPSRLWTGLPSGHTLDVGIFSFTDKSVTPSAPRIPKQSPTLAPSTPFLPAGQSVTSSPRQFPASSAPIAEKSSIFEVSSTPLQISRSPLTQAPFVSRKSLGMRILSDSGKLLAPQTFPSSRQIPVSKGQSTSVRFLTPEVPPIPGKLPIPGVPPTPGQPLALEDLLSSRQFFISRDSLTPQSPLISKDPFAPRQPLISGVPPTSAQIPSLWALSPGKPLVPGASSIPGELLESGPLTLSEQSQALQPPATHEQSPYLQAPSTLGQHLAPWTLPRQASPLWIPPTPGYPPTLWIPSTPGKPQKDLSSFVSKKSKDRLAIISSLKSKSVLAHPSAPNVKITQAPFTTEKFQISEVSDTSEEIQMLHDPFATEQFRTFQSYLTNYRTPVSQTPYIDEGALLTFMKPVTSLPSLTTQLSKTPQISPSEWDQKSRFPPIDKPWMLTSVLVTKKPKMRVPPSSPQELKEQRYFVDVEAQRKNLVLLSQATKASGLRSELHTTARNLIIETLHTDTVRLGYLFRKYIAYRLIQCARNNIIKQLEAIQNTGKGYESQNLYIMLSRIDDYQKKVMWLWTKKQKSLEQKRNQCLRNMIFLFSQLQETCKLNLSQPIPLIIHKKQIPASTKFVQRPFLGLLIQEDRKSDIFKKFRQEDQMEAIWNADLSTSSYPITEKTSIHSLWAQLGGYPDIPMLLPLDVQSTFRKSLAFIQSQ; encoded by the exons GACGTTAATATGCGGCTGGGTGACATAATGCTCAACGTGCAGCGGATAATAAATCGCTACACTGTTGATGAGCATGTGCACTCTGGAAGGAAAATCTCCCTTCTAGAACATAAGAAACGGAGAACAAATTTGCTGGAGAAAATGGTTACTTACACTAAGGCTGctgaaatgagagaaaagattCTTGTCTACATCTTGGCCTGGTTGGAAGAATGGA ATGCCATTTTGTCTGAGATGACTGAAATTGATATTGAAGAACACCACCACTGGATAGCACAAATGCAGATTTTACCAGAAACGTTCAAAGCTATTGAGGGCAACGTCAAGAGACTGAGTAGAATTAGTACATCTTTGCTCgaagaaaagaggaaacaaaagaaaaaaataa cATCTAGAAGTACTCTATGGAAATCTTGGAAAGAAAGAGTTATAAAGCGACCTGCAACAGCCCATGCTTTAAGACCAGATCAGATGATTAGTGATGAATTTGCAACAAATACAAAAGTTTCAGAAATCCAAGATATGCTACAAGAACTCATAGGCACTGCAATGTTCAATAAATTGGAAAACAACGCTATTAAATATATATCATCAACAATAGTAAATCTTTCTAAAGCTTTGCGTACACTAAATGATGAAGTAAAAGTTTTTAACCTCCAAAGtgcaaatatgtatataaatgagacaagtgaaagagaaaaagagctcTCTCTGAAGATAATACAAGatctcagggaaaaaaatgaaatgcttcAGCAGAAActtcaagatgcagaagaaaaACGTGAACAGCTTATTCGATCCAAAGCTATAGTAGAACGTCAAGTACATACAGCGTTGCCCACATCAACCTTGAAAGTGTTACCTAAGCTTTCTCCACAATCATCCATGGTCATTAGCAAAGCTGACGTAGAAGACAGTATGGACAGTGTTTTggccaaagaattggaaaatattgtAGATGAGGCCCAAAGAAAAGGGACTAAAGCCTCGGGGATCAAGTGGGACTCAACTATTTCATACACAGCCCAAGTTGAGATGACTCCAGATTTAACTGAACAGCAATACCCTTTACctgaaaaaaaacaggaaaagtctTCTAGCAATATTACTGAAGATATTGCTGAAGATAAGATATCACTGAAGGAAGGTGGTGTCTATCAGAAAGATGGGACTGACCCGTATCAATTACAGAAAACAAAGCACACAAAAGGCCCAGATGTGCATGAGACCTCTGGACCAAATCTGAGTGATGACAAAGGTGAACACAAAGtctcagaaaccaaacttgatCACCACTCTGAGCTACAAgcactagaaaagaagaaaaaagaaagaaaaccctcTTCTGAAGCCAAATCAAAGTCATCCACGGAATCAAAAAGTCAACATGTCCCTGCTGATTTCCTTTCTATGAACATAAATAGCCAAAGTGGCAAAAGCGGAACAAGTAGTGTGTGGGATCAACTCAGGAAGGTCAGACCTGAACATTCACTTGACAAAAGCCAGATTTcttcagagaagaaagaggagccCACCACTGAGTCAATGGCCAAAGAGAGCAAAAGCGAGATGAGTAGTCAAGCAGAGCCATTCAGGTTGATCCAACTTGATTATTCCTCTGAGAAAGTGAAAACAACAGGAAAGAAACATCCAATTTCTCTAGGAACCACCACaagcaaagaaggaaaaactGAAGAGAAGGACGTGTTAGCCTTTGACAAGAAAATCAAATCGCATGAACTTGTTAAATCACAGTCTAGGATAACTAAAGAGACTTCAGAATCTACCAGAGCTCTAGGAAGTCTAGATGGCAAAAGTGAACAGAGTAACCTAGAAGAATTTCAGAAAGCCATAATGGCTTtcctaaaagagaaaattgataacATAGGAAAGCCTCTGGATAAAAAGACTGTGCCAAGAGAGGAGTTATTATTAAAAACTGCGGAAGTTGAAAAATTAGGAATCATAAaggcaaaaatagaggaatatttccAAAATGTGGCTGAAACTGTAACAAAAATCTTGAGAAAATACAAAGATATAAAACATGCAGGACAAGTTGCAGAGAAACCTCTGAAACCAGAAAAGGTAGCCTCATTTATGCCAGGATTGCACTTTCAGAAACCATTTAGCGTGAAGTCTGAAATTAGCCCCTTACTCTCACGTAAGAGCATGGACCCAGTAATTGACAATTTAATACAAATGATCTTAACTGAGATAGAAAGTGAAAGAGATGTTCCAGTAGACTCAACAGGAGGGAGAGATCacaaggagaaggaaaaacaaaggcaGGAGGAATACTTGCAAGAGGATCAAAAAAAAATGCTTGGTATGAGTCTCAAAACCCAgttggaagaagaaaggaatctcTGGAAGAAGAGCTATGAAATGATAAACAAGAATTTGGAGAAGGAAGAGGCACGGCTCCAGCGGAGGGAGGGAAAGCAAGCGCAACAGAGGCAGAAACAGCGGCAGGAAGAAGAGGGGTGGCAGGAACAGCAAAAACAAAGGAGGCAGAAGCGGATTGAGCGAGATGAGACCCGAAAgcaaaggggagaggagggagaggagcagcagaagccgcagcagcagcagctggaagCGCGGAAGCAAACAGTGCAAGAGCAAGGGGTGCCcttggggaaggagaaggggcagcAGACGAGGCAGGTTCCGAAGGAAGTGAGACACGGGGAGCTGGAAAGCAgctgggagaaagaggaggagacgcagagGCCAAGGAGAAAGCCCGAGGCAGAGGCAGAAAGGCAGAGGCGGAGAGAAGCACAGGGTCAGATGAAGACTAAGCCGAAAAACTCCGAGGAGCTAGAAGAGATGTTCAGCCAAACTTCAGTGACATTGTCTCCCAGGTGGACGAGCATACCCAAAGACACCTCCCAGTCTCATCACAGAGAAGAGTTCCAGCGGAATCTTAAGACATTAGATGTTCTTGCTGACGGGAAGCACCTCGTACCAATCactcctcccacctccacacaGTCTTCCTCACCAGGGGCCTTTCCTATTTCTGGACAGTCTCCCACAAAGTCCATGACTCTCACCCCTCAGCAGGCCCAGGCCCTGGGGGTCAGTCTCACccctcagcaggcccaggcactggggatcactctcacccctcagcaggcccaggcacTGGGCATCACTCTCACCCCTCAGCAGGCCCAGACACTGGGCATCACTCTCACccctcagcaggcccaggcacGGGGGATCACTCTCACCCCTCAGCAGGCCCAGACACTGGGCATCACTCTCACccctcagcaggcccaggcacGGGGGATGACTCTCACccctcagcaggcccaggcacTGGGGATCACTCTCACCCCTCAGCAGGCCCAGGCCCTGGGGGTCACTCTCACccctcagcaggcccaggcacAGGGGATCACTCTCACCCCTCATCAGGCCCAGGCCCTGGGGATCACTCTCACccctcagcaggcccaggcacAGGGGATCACTCTCACccctcagcaggcccaggcactggggatcactctcacccctcagcaggcccaggcactggggatcactctcacccctcagcaggcccaggcacAGGGGATCACTCTCACccctcagcaggcccaggcactggggatcactctcacccctcagcaggcccaggcactggggatcactctcacccctcagcaggcccaggccctggggatcactctcacccctcagcaggcccaggcacAGGGGATCACTCTCACccctcagcaggcccaggcactggggatcactctcacccctcagcaggcccaggcacTGGGCATCACTCTCACccctcagcaggcccaggcacAGGGGATCACTCTCACccctcagcaggcccaggcactggggatgactctcacccctcagcaggcccaggcactggggatcactctcacccctcagcaggcccaggcactggggatcactctcacccctcagcaggcccaggcacAGGGGATCACTCTCACccctcagcaggcccaggcactggggatcactctcacccctcagcaggcccaggcacTGGGCATCACTCTCACccctcagcaggcccaggcacAGGGGATCAGTCTCACccctcagcaggcccaggcacAGGGGATCAGTCTCACccctcagcaggcccaggcacAGGGGATCACTCTCACCCCTGAGCAGGCCCAGGCCCTGGGGATCACTGTCACCCCTCAGCAGGCCCAGGAAATGGGGATCACTCTCACCCCTCAGCAGGCCCAGGCCCTGGGGATGACTCTCACCccgcagcaggcccaggcacagGGCATCACTCTTACCTCCGAGCAGTTCCAGACATTAGTGGGCACCCTCACCTCTGAGAAACCCCAGGGTTTGGGAGTCACCCTCACCTCTGAGCAAATTCAGGCATTGGGACCTCTCACTTCTCAACAGGCTCAGTCATTGGAGGGCTCTCTCACCCCTGAGCAGGCCCAGTTATTGCAGGGCCTTCTTGTTCCAGAACAGGCACAGGCACTGTTGTTCACTCTCGCTCCTGAGAAAGCCTGGACTTTGGGTATCACACGTACCCATGAACAAGCCCAGGGAGTGGATATTACCCTCACCCCTGAGCAGGCACGAGCACTGGGGGTCCCTCCTACCCTTGACGGGGCTCAGGCACTAAAGACCCCTCTCACTGCAGAACAGGCCCAGAAATTGGGGGTCTCTATCACTCCAAAGGTGGTTCAAGAAGTATCAAACACTCTCATTCTTAAGCAGATTCAAGCATTAGGCATCACTTCCTCTCATGAGCAGGCTCAGACATTTGGCATTCCTTTTACTCTGGATCAGGCCCACGAATTGGGAGTCCCCATCACCTCAGATAAAGCCCATGCCTTAGAATCTCCCCACACTCCTGAGCAAGTCCAACCTTTGGGAGCCCCTTTCACTCCAGGACAGGCCCAGCCCATGGGTACAACTTTCGTGTCTGAGCAGGACCTAAAATCAAGAGCTCCTCTCGTTAAGGAGCAGCCCTCACGACTCTGGACTGGTCTTCCATCAGGGCATACCCTGGACGTTGGGATCTTTTCTTTTACTGATAAATCCGTCACACCAAGTGCTCCTCGCATTCCTAAGCAGTCCCCCACATTGGCTCCTTCCACTCCTTTTCTCCCCGCTGGGCAGTCTGTTACATCAAGCCCTAGGCAGTTCCCAGCATCTTCTGCTCCTATTGCTGAGAAGTCATCTATATTTGAGGTCTCTTCTACTCCTTTGCAGATATCAAGGTCTCCTCTTACCCAAGCCCCCTTTGTCTCTAGGAAATCCCTAGGAATGAGGATTCTTTCTGACTCTGGGAAGCTCCTGGCACCACAGACTTTTCCTTCCTCTAGACAGATCCCGGTTTCTAAGGGTCAATCCACTTCTGTGCGGTTCTTAACACCAGAGGTCCCTCCCATCCCTGGGAAGCTCCCAATACCTGGGGTCCCTCCCACTCCAGGGCAGCCCCTTGCACTGGAGGACCTTCTTAGCTCTAGGCAGTTCTTCATATCTAGGGACTCTTTGACTCCCCAGTCACCTCTGATATCAAAGGACCCTTTTGCCCCCAGGCAGCCCCTTATATCTGGAGTCCCACCTACCTCTGCACAGATTCCCAGTCTCTGGGCTCTCTCTCCTGGGAAGCCCTTGGTTCCTGGGGCCTCTTCCATCCCTGGGGAGCTCCTGGAATCTGGACCTTTAACCCTCTCTGAGCAGTCCCAGGCATTACAGCCCCCTGCCACCCATGAGCAATCTCCCTATCTACAAGCCCCTTCTACTCTTGGGCAACATCTGGCACCATGGACTCTTCCTAGGCAAGCTTCCCCACTTTGGATCCCTCCTACCCCTGGGTATCCCCCAACACTATGGATCCCCTCAACCCCTGGAAAGCCCCAGAAAGATCTGTCCTCTTTTGTCTCTAAGAAAAGTAAGGACAGATTGGCAATTATCTCTTCTCTGAAATCTAAATCAGTATTGGCCCATCCCAGTGCCCCAAATGTCAAGATAACTCAAGCCCCTTTCACCACTGAGAAGTTCCAAATATCAGAGGTCTCTGACACTTCTGAAGAAATCCAGATGCTCCATGATCCTTTTGCCACGGAACAGTTTAGAACATTTCAGTCCTATCTCACCAATTATAGGACACCAGTATCACAAACCCCTTACATTGATGAGGGGGCCCTTCTCACCTTCATGAAGCCTGTAACATCACTACCTTCTCTTACTACTCAGCTATCCAAAACACCACAGATCTCACCTTCTGAATGGGACCAGAAATCCCGATTTCCTCCTATAGACAAGCCCTGGATGCTGACTTCAGTTTTAGTTACCAAGAAACCCAAGATGAGGGTGCCCCCTTCCTCTCCCCAAGAGCTCAAAGAGCAGAGGTATTTTGTcgatgtggaggctcagagaaaGAACTTGGTACTCTTAAGTCAGGCCACAAAAGCTTCTGGACTCCGTTCAGAGCTACACACAACAGCCAGGAATCTCATAATTGAAACACTTCATACGGACACAGTTCGGCTGGGATACCTGTTTCGCAAGTACATCGCCTATAGGCTCATCCAGTGTGCAAG AAACAACATCATCAAACAATTAGAAGCCATCCAAAACACTGGGAAAGGCTATGAGAGCCAGAACCTCTACATAATGCTGAGCAGAATTGATGACTACCAGAAAAAGGTGATGTGGCTCTGGACCAAGAAGCAGAAGTCTCTAGAGCAGAAACGGAATCAGTGCCTGAGGAACATGATATTCTTATTTAGCCAG ctccAAGAGACGTGTAAATTGAATCTTAGCCAACCTATCCCTTTGATCATCCACAAAAAGCAGATACCCGCCTCTACCAAATTTGTTCAACGGCCATTCCTAGGGCTATTAATACAAGAGGACAGAAAGTCTGACATATTCAAGAAATTTAG ACAAGAAGACCAAATGGAAGCCATCTGGAATGCTGATCTGTCCACTTCAAGCTACCCAATAACAGAGAAGACATCAATACATTCACTCTGGGCCCAGCTGGGTGGGTACCCAGATATTCCTATGCTGCTCCCATTAGatgttcagtctaccttcagaaAATCTCTTGCATTCATTCAATCACAGTAA